A single genomic interval of Neisseria leonii harbors:
- the accB gene encoding acetyl-CoA carboxylase biotin carboxyl carrier protein, producing the protein MDLRKLKKLIDLVEESGIAEIEVTEGEEKVRITRTTAPQAAVYAAPAPMAAAPAPAAVPSAAPAPAAPAAAPAADLSNAQRSPMVGTFYRAPSPTAAPFVEVGQTVKAGDTLCIIEAMKLMNEIEAEKSGVVKEILVENGQPVEFGEPLFIIE; encoded by the coding sequence ATGGACTTACGCAAACTGAAAAAACTGATCGACCTGGTGGAAGAATCGGGCATTGCCGAAATCGAAGTAACCGAAGGCGAAGAAAAAGTACGCATCACGCGCACCACCGCGCCGCAGGCTGCCGTTTATGCCGCTCCTGCACCGATGGCCGCCGCCCCTGCGCCCGCCGCCGTTCCGTCTGCCGCACCCGCCCCTGCTGCTCCTGCGGCAGCACCTGCGGCCGATTTGAGCAATGCACAACGCTCGCCGATGGTCGGCACGTTCTACCGCGCCCCCAGCCCGACGGCGGCACCTTTCGTCGAAGTCGGCCAAACCGTCAAAGCAGGCGATACTTTGTGCATCATCGAAGCCATGAAGCTGATGAACGAAATCGAAGCGGAAAAATCCGGCGTGGTAAAAGAAATTCTGGTGGAAAACGGCCAGCCCGTCGAATTCGGCGAACCGCTGTTCATTATCGAGTAA